Genomic window (Tolypothrix sp. NIES-4075):
TTCGCCATGTTTTGTTGTCTAGCTTTAATAGCCTTCTCCTTACAACTGCCCAATTTCTTTTTCATATCCCTAGCAGCATTAGCAATAGGGGCATTTATTTCCGCCACTTATGATATTGCCACAGATGGCTTTTATATGTTGGCTTTAAATAAAGAACAGCAAGCCTTTTTTGTCGGCATTCGTTCCCTTGCTTATAGACTGGCAATGTTTTTCGGCTTAGGCTTTTTAGTAGTATTCGCAGGAAAATTAGAAAAGCATCTCCAAAATATTTCCTTAAGCTGGACTATAGTTATTAGCTTTTCTGCTTTTATTTTAGCGATTATTTTTATTTATCATCATCTAACTTTACCCTTACCAGAAAATAAAGAAAATTCAGAACCCACAAATAATATTTCTTTTAAGCATGTCATCGTATCATATTTTAAGCAAGAAAAAATTGGTGTAATTATAGCCTTTATCTTACTCTATAGATTAGGTGAGGCAATGCTTCTCAAGTTAGCAAATTTATTCTTTTTAGATAAAGCAGAAGTAGGCGGTTTAGGACTATCAACAGAAGACGTAGGATTAGCCTACGGAACATTTGGCTTAATTTCTCTAATTTGCGGCGGGATTTTCGGAGGATTGTTAATTTCTCGATATGGCTTAAAAAAGTGCCTTTTGCCAATGGCGCTTGCATTAAATTTACCAGATATCTTTTATGTATATATGGCTTCTGCTAAACCAAGCCTAGCATTAGTTTATCCCCTCGTTTCTTTAGAACAATTTGGATATGGTTTAGGATTCACTGCTTTTAGTGTTTATTTGATGTACATTTGTCAAAGCGAATATAAAACTTCTCATTTTGCTATATCTACAGGCATTATGGCTTTAGGTTTGATGCTTCCTGGAGCGATTAGCGGTTATATTCAACAACAAGTTGGATATTTATTATCTTTTATCATAGTTTGTTTACTTACCATTCCCGGAATGATAACTTTATTTTTTATTCCTTTGAATCAAGACGATTAGCATTTAATTTAAAATTACAACCGCAGATCCACGCGGATACACACAGATAAAATAAATATCAGTGTTTATCTGCGTTTCTCTAGGCTTAAAAATAGAAAATTGTATGAACTGTGTTTTAGGTATTGATGGCGGTGGAAGTAAGACTGTTTGCATCCTAATGCAAGATACGGGTGAAGTGCTTGGTTGCGGTGAAGCCGGATCATCTAATTATCAAACTATAGGGATTAAAGCAACGCTACAATCAATTGAATCGGCTATTTATGCGGCGACTAATCAAACCTTAAACTTTAGAAATTATATCAATATTAAAGCCATTTGTCTAGGTTTAGCAGGTGTTGGACGTGCAACAGATATCGAGATAATTAAAGCTTTGGTGGAAGATTTACAAAATAGTAAATTACTGCCTATAACTTGGGCAGCAGCATCTAATATTGTAATTTGTAACGATGCTTTAATTGCTTTAGTAGGGGGAATTGGTGATGATGTGGGAATTGTGGTTGCAGCAGGCACGGGTTCGATAGTTTTTGGGCGAAATCATCAGGGAAAGACGAAGCGAGTAGGTGGCTGGGGTTACATTTTAGGAGATGAAGGTAGCGCTTACAAAATTGCTGTAACTGGTATGCAAGCTGCATTTAAGGCTTACGATGGACGTGAAATTTCAACAAGTCTTGTAGAGGCTTTCAAACAACATCTTAATCTGGCAAGTATAGAAGATTTAATAGAAGTAATATATCGGCGAGGTGGTGGTGTTAAAGAAATAGCTGCTTTAGCGCCAATTGTTGATTTTGCCGCCGCATCGGGAGATGAAGTAGCGAATAATATTATTGATGAAGCTGTGCAAGATTTGGTGAAAGCTACTTCTACAGTTATTGATGCAATTTTTATTTCATCAGCTTTTGAGATAGTCACAACGGGAAGTGTATGGCAAGGTAGATGCAAGATTCATGAGAGGTTTGCAGGGTGTATTGTCGCCAAGTTTCCTTCAGTCAAGGTGATTTTTCCTCGCAATGAACCTGCTTATGGTGCTGCTTTGTTGGCTTTGAAGAGTTTGGCAAGGGAAGGGGAATGAGACAGCGATCGCACTCTTATATATTGAATAAATATTCAACTAAATGGATTGAATGTAGATATACCACAACCCTCAAAATCCTTAATATTTCTAGTAACAAGTGTCAAAGAGAGAATTTATCAATAAAAACATAATCTAAGCGCCTAATGTACTGGCTCATAAGATGGTGCGTTAGGCTAAAGCCGTAACACACGCTATGCTTTTACTACGCTTTTGCTTTGCTATTGCTATTCACACCAACAATCATTGACGGTGGCTCATTACTAACAATTGGCGATTCACCTCGCAATCTCTTGCGGCGTTGGTTTTTAGGAACTCCTCCCGCCATACCATACTCTACACTGCTTTTGCCATATTTAGCCCCAATGCCCATGAGTATGTGTTCTGTCATGTCTGCCAACTGCTGCTCTGTTTCCAACATTTCACGGTATATCTTATCTAGGTTAGAAAGCGCAGTGTTGTAGATATTTTCTTTATTTCGCATTGTCTCAATTAGGCTTGAGTACGCAAATAAAGTGAGTCCATTACTCACATCTAAGTTTGGATCAATTGAACTGATACTGGCTGCACGACGTACTGCTTTTTCTAGCACTTGGGAAGTTCTTTTTAGTCTAGCCATAAAATGTACCTTTTAATGCGGTTATTTATTTGGTTATCAGTTCTCGAATTCACTGATTTAAGCTTCTTTACTTTAAAAAACTTCCGTATTGATCAGCCTGAGGAAATTTCTGCAAATCTCTATTAACTTTTATTACACTGTAAATCGCTAATAAATCAGTAAATTACGCAAAAAAGTTCTCAAACCCCAATTTGAGAACTCAATATTAGCTTTTGAGTACTAAATATACTCAAATGAGAACTCAAACCCCAGTTTGAGAACTCAATATTAGCTTTTGTGTACTAAATATACTCAAATGAGAACTCAAACCCCAGTTTGAGAACGCAATATCAGCTTTTGCGTACTAAATATACTCAAATGAGAACTCAAACCCCAGTTTGAGAACGCAAATCGCGTTATGAGAAGTTTTCAATTTATTACCCCTCGCGGGGATGGAAAAATTGAGCGCAGTTGGCAGTGCGATCGGATTTCTGGTGATGGGGTTGATTGAGGCGATCGCTCCCATCTAAGTTGTAGTTATTTTATCAAGTAGAGGTTTGTTGAGGCAAATAAAATAAAATAAAAATAACACACTAAACTTAATTTTATGGATTTGCAATCCCGAATTGTTATAGATCCTAACGTCCTTGTTGGCAAACCAATTATTAAAGGTACTCGTCTTTCTGTTGAGTTTATCATTGACCTTCTTGCTCAAGGCTGGACAAATGACGAAATTCTCCGCAACTATCCAGGTATTACCCTCGAAGATATTCAAGCTTGTTTAGCCTATGCTAGTGCCAGTCTTAAAGCTGAAAAAGTTTACGCCTTTCCTGGGTAGATTATGCGCTTTCTAGCCAATGAAAATTTCCCAGGAGATGCTGTAGAAGCTCTTCGCAATCGAGGTCACGATGTTATTTGGATTCGTACTGATGCTCCTGGGATTACTGACCCCGAAGTTTTAAACCGCGCTCAAAGTGACGAGCGCATTCTTTTGACCTTTGATAAAGACTTTGGTGAACTTGCCTTTCGTTCACATTTGCCTGCAACTTGCGGGATTATCTTATTTCGGATTAAAGCACCTTCCGGTGCAGTTGTTGCTCAAAAAGTGGCGACTGCCATAGCATTTCGCTCTGACTGGGCAGGACATTTCAGTGTGGTTGAAGACGAGCGTATCCGAATGCGAGTCCTCTGAAAAGATTGTTAATAAAGGCGATCGCACTCTTCGCAACTGTCTCAAATCAGCGATCGCACTTCTAATGATGAGGTTAATTTAGGCGATCGCACTTGTGATAATGGGGTTGATGTAGGCGATCGCTCTCTTACCAACTATCTCAAAAAAGCGATCGCACTTTTGATGATGAGGTTAATGTAGCGATCACAGTTTTGATGATGGGGTTAATGTAGCGATCGCAGTTTTGATGATGGGGTGATGTAAGCGATCGCTCTGGTTTGTTTCTGAAACGCTAAGGCAGCGAAGGCAGATTGCAACGAACTTTTATCTACAGGTTCCAAGCGTGCCAAAATTCTAGATATAGTGTGTAGAGCTAAACGGGTGCGATCGCTCAGTTCTTCTAAAGAAAAGCTATCTCCACCATTTTCATCAAACTCGACTTGAGTTTTGGCAGCTTGAAATTTATCCCAGCCTTTTAGGGTAAGGATTACACCCCGTCTGCGTTTGCTTGGTTGTTTCATCAAAGTTACCTAAAACTGAGTAGATGCATCTCCATAGAGGAAATTCTTAAAGGAAAATAGAAAAAGATAGTTGTGGAACAAATATTTAAGCTTGATAAATTAAAGAAAATGTGATTAAAACCATATTTATTCGAGCTAACTCCTTTATTTAACTACTCATCTGCACCATATTCAACTTATCCAGGCTATTAAAAAGCCATATTCACGTTAATTTCGGAATTTTGAATGAGTGCATGTAGTATAGTTATAGTACAAAAACATCTAACTAGAGGCAAAAAATGAACCACCTGGACTTCTAAAACCGGACTTGACGAACCCGGCAAATGGCATTCATGTCATAAATCTTATCGTCTACAAAATAGCCGAAGTTCTTCAAGCGTCCGGATATCCACAAGCAACAATTTGGCGTTCTTCTCCTATCACCACGATCGCCAATAACTTCGACAAGCTTTATATCCCTGCTGAAAGTTTGTCTCGTTCCCCAAAATACACGCGCTACCTCAGCGATGGTAGGCTGTTAAGAACTCACACCAGCGCAATAATGCCAGAGTTACTTCCCCACTTAAAAGGGGAACAACTCATCATACCGAATTAACCGCGCCGGGATAGCCCCTAAATTCTATTTATGGGGGCTAGGCGCGGGCGAATTTATTCGCAGTCAAGTTTCTTTTTGGTTTTGAATGTACATCTTAATAGTGTCTAAAGTCGCACCACCAACAGTAGATACAAAGTAGGAATTAGTCCACAAAGAAGGTAGCCTGCTTTTTAATTCAGGAAACTCTAACCGTAAGTATCTAGATGTTGCACCTTTAAATCTCTTCACTGCTCGATGCACTCCAAATTGAGGGTCAACATCTATTAATAAATGCACGTGGTCTGGCATTATCTCCATTTCTAAGATTTCAACTTTAATATCGATAGCTATTTGAGCTAATAGCTCTTTAAGTCTGGATGCAACAGCATTAACCAGTACTTTTCGCCTGTATTTAGGACAAAAAATAACGTGATATTTGCAAGAGTAAACAACATTATTGTTTGATTTAAATTTTTCAGCCATTTTCCCGAAAACATAGTTTACCAACTTGTATCTATATGATAGAGTAAGGATAACTAATAAATAAACTTGCATGAGGTGATTTAATCTTGGCAGCAAAAATATCTAATTTCGTTACAGAAATACCGTTAGTAATAACATCTAAAGATAGTCGGGTTCTTGCTGCCAGATTAGAAGTAGGAAGGCAACTATATAACGCTGTACTGGCTGAAGGTAAAAACAGATTGCAGATGGTCAGAGATTCTGAACTTTACCAACAAGCCAGATTAATCAATAAAAAGGATAAAAAAGCTTTAGAAGCAGCTTTTCAAAAAGCAAGGGAAGCATATCGCTTTAGCGATTACGATTTACAATCTTTTGCCAATAAAACAGCTATTGCAAGTGTTTGGATTAAGTCTCATCTTGATGCTCAGACTATTCAAAAAATAGCAACTAGAGCATTTAAAGCAATAGAACGAATGGCTTTTGGCAAAGCTAAAAAGGTTAGGTTTAAGCAAAAAGGTCAGTTTGCATCTCTGGAGGGTAAAACCAATAAGCAAGGTATACGCTGGACTGGCAATGGTGTTGAATGGTCAAAATTAAAGCTATCTGGCATCATCACCAATGACCCTGTAATGTTGCATGGTTTAAACTCAAAGATTAAATATGTTCGCTTAGTGCGTCGCATTCTTAATCAAAAAACTTATTGGTTTGCTCAATTAGTTTGCGAGGGTGAACCGTATCAGAAGCCTAAAAATATTATCGATGACGGTACTGTAGGTATTGATTTAGGCGTTAGTACTGTTGCAATTGTTGGGGATGAAGAGACTATCTGGACTTATGCGGCTGTTGAATTAACCTCAAAGCAGAGGAAGATTAGAAAGTTACAGCGCAAGATGGATAGGCAACGTCGCGCGAATAACCCTGATAATTTCAATCCCAACGGCACAGTTAAAAAAGGTAGCAAACGTTGGCACAAATCCAATCGTTACAAAAAAATTGTTGCCAAAAAACGCGAGATAGAACGTAAACAAGCAGCTCAACGTAAATCGTCTCATGGCAAGCTGGTTAACCAAACTTTAGCCCTCGGTAAACATATTAAAACTGAGAAAGTATCGGTTAAAGCTTGGCAGAAAAATTATGGTAAATCCATAGGGTTTAAATCACCCGCATCTTTCCAATCCGAACTGAAACGCAAAGCCGAGAATGCTGGCGGAACAGTTCTAATGTTTTCGACTCGGAAAACTGCACTGTCTCAAACCTGTTTGTGTGGTAATAAGCAGAAAAAATCATTATCTCAACGAGTGCATAACTGCTCTAAATGCGGTTTGACAATGCAACGTGACATTTTATCTGCTTATTTGAGTCGTCACGTTGACCCCAAAACAGAAACTCTGTCAATCCAGTCAGCCAGGAATGGTTGGCTAGGCATGGAACAATGCCTGCTGGACGGTTGGCGGAATGGGTCAAATCAATCAGCGAGAACTGCGACTAGTTCGCGCGTCACCTGCTAACAGTGGGTCAGAGTTGATGTCCAGTGCTTCAATAGCTCGTGAGGAGTCGGAACCAGTCAGGTAAACGAAACTTACGCAGTAAGTTGAAACCCCCCGGATTTATCCGTGGGGTAGTTCAGACCCAGGTATTTGTTATCGCCGGGATGTGGTGGATAAGCGTCATGTGGGTGAACCGCATCAAATGGATGTGTGGTTAATCAACCCGTCTAACGTCTCTAAAGTTAAATTAATCGAAAGCATTCTTTATGCAGTTCTTCCAGGTGTAACTTACCGTTTGAATGAAACCGCACACCCTTACACTCGCAACGGTGTAGAAATTGAGGTGTTAGTTAATGGTAACTGGTTAGAAGTCGGAGAATGTGGGGAAATTCACCCAGGTTTACTGCAACCAGGTTACAACGGTTTGGCATCAGGTTGGGGATTAGATCGTTTGGCGATGTTAATAAAGGGGATAGATGACATTCGCTTATTGCGAAGCACCCATCCCCAAATTGCTAACCAGATGACGAACCTGGAACCCTATTGTTTGGTGTCCAATCAACCCAGTATCAACCGAGATATGTCGATTGTCACCCGGAGAGATACTGAATTAGAAGACATTTGCGAAAAAATAGTTGAGGTGTTGGGTAATGATGCTGAACTATTAGAGTCAGTGGAAATATTAAGCGAAACTCACTATCAACAACTTCCAGAAAAAGCGATTCAACGCTTGGGTATCCAACTTCATCAGAAAAATCTCCTGGTGCGGATGACTTTGCGGAGTTTGCATTCGTCAATTACGAATCAAAAAGCTAATATCCTCCGAGATTTAGTTTATCAGCGAATTCATCAAGGTGAATAACGCAAGTGGGCAGTTCTCTCGTTCCCAGGCTTTAGCCTGGGAATGCCTACAAGGAGACTCTGCCTCCGTGTATGCTAGTAGTCTGTCAAACTCCTAAATGACGGTTAAACAGACGCAAGGGTATCGCCGTCTCTACATAAAATCTATCCGTCAATTAGTCCTTAACGCACTACTAGAGGCAGAACCTCTAAGAATCCGTTCCTTGGAACCTGGGAACGAGTGAAACTCCTAACTGTTAACTATCTCCACTCCTCGCATCGCCAAAAGCGCTGTCCCATAAGCAGCTTCGGTATTATCAGAACGCACTACCGGAACCTGTAAATACCGTTTCCTAATGGCTGTCCAAGTATCATTTGCAGAACCACCCCCAGCAGTATAAACACTGTTTAATTTATCTGCTCCAAGTTGCTGTAATAATTCATACCCCCGTGCCTCTATCCGTGCCATACTTTGTAACAAGCCGTGTAAAAATTCCACAGGATTATCTGGACGCGGTTCTAATCGCGGTTGTAAATTCGGGTCATTAATCGGAAAGCGATCGCCAATTTTCAATAACGGATAATAATCCAACTCGCTTGGTTTTTCTAAATCAATCTCACGACTGTATTTTTCTAACTCAGCATTCGTAAAAAATTGCCGCAACACTGCACCCCCAGTATTGGAAGCACCCCCAACAAGCCACAAATCCCCTAAACGGTGGCTGTAAATTCCATACCTTGCATCTTCAACGCGGGTACGACTCAACAGCTTTAACACCAACGTCGAACCCAGAGAAGTCACCGCTTCACCGGGTAATTTTGCACCACTGGCGATAAAAGCGGCAATACTATCAGTTGTACCAGCACACACTAAGCAATATGAAGGAAAGCCAAATTTAGCCGCAATTTCTGGAAGTAATTGAGCGATCGCACTTCCAGGAGTTACTACTTTAGGTAGATGAATTGGTATTTGCAGTTCTTCTAACCATTCTGGGTATCGGAAATTTTCCACGTCATAACCCAACTTCAAAGCATTGTGGTAATCTGTAATACCCAATTTTCCATGCAAGAGAAACGCCAGCCAGTCGGCTTGATGCATGAAATATCTTGCTTCGCCGAAAGATGGTTGTAAAGACATCCACAGAAGCTTTACCAAACTAGAAGTAGCGCTTAATACGGTATGATTTGCGGGTGCGACATTTTGCAAGCGTTCTAGCATGACTGCACCCCGCGCATCATTGTACAACAGCGGTGCGTCTACAAGCTCTCCAGCAGCATCGCACAGCATGACGGTGGAAGAAGTTCCATTGATGGCGATCGCCTTTATTTTAAGGCGCAATTCTGAGGGGATTTGTTCTAACAAGGTAAACAAAGCTGTTTCCCAGCAAGTCGTCTTACCTTGATTTGACATTTCCCAAGGATACCGCACCTCCCAAAGCATATTGGCTTCAAAGTCAATCACCACACCCCTAGCACCAGAAGTCCCAAAATCTATACCCAAATAAAACATATATTAATTTTTTCTAAAAAAGCTTGACTTTTTACTTTTTACTTTTTACTTTTGATCTTTGACTTTTAACTTTTGGCTACTTTTTGTAACAAGTTATTCCCCAATCTTGGCAAAACAGGGAAAAGTAGTAAACGAACCGATGAAAATTCCGATTCTATTTGGAGGATTCGATAGAAATGCATATATCTGATACTCAAGTCTTCATAGCTCTGGTTGTAGCGCTAATTCCAGGGATTCTGGCTTGGCGTTTAACAACAGAACTTTACAAATCCTAAGCTGCTTGATATTGGAAGTGTAAATTAGGGATTAGGAAAAAATACCATAGATTTTGAATTCCCTTCCCTAATTGCCAATATTTCCATCTGCCATCCCAGGCAAAGTATCAAAAAGCTGATAATCCTGGCACTACGAAAGCAGTTTCCATCTTGCGGCTTGATACCGTAGATTGTCGGCAACTGATTACGTAAGTATGCCAGGTTTATTTTTAAGTATTAACATACGTGTAGCAATCTCGGAAAAATGAAGTAATATGACAGCTAAATAAAACCGTAATTAATCTTGGTCAGATTTGTTACGGTAAGTTTGTTTTGATAGTCGAGGTTATTTTTAATACTATGAATGCATTTCAACCTTCCAGACCCCCGCTAGAACCTATACAAAAACGTCGGGTAGCTTCAAGACCGCGCCGGCATCTTCGGCAACGCTCTTATCAGGTAATGGCATTGGAAACTACGGTAAAGATCGGGGTTAATGTTGTCATTTCAGTCGCTGCTGCATCTGCCTTGGTACAACTTTTGCCTTATCACTGGTTACAGCAAGACAAATTAAGAGAAATTGGCACTGAAGTCAAGTTGATGGAAGCACGTGTCAACACTTTAAACACAAAATTTAGCCGTAACTTCGATCCGCGCGAAAATAAAACTATTATGCAACAACAATCTTATCGATTTGACCCTAACCAGCGTCAGGTCGTGATTATGAATAAAGATGGCTCAGAAATCGAACAATTATCGTCACGATAATCATCAATAGCTAATAGTTAATAGCTGTTGGTTTTAAAACTATATAGTTATCATCTATTAGCTGTTAGCTAAATATTTTTACTTTATTATAATTAAAAATTATTTGAGGAAATTTACTTATTTTGTTCAAAACAAGTATCAATTGCGACAATGATTGCGAAACGAGATTTATTCTTTGCATAACGATTCATCCTTCAATTCAGGAACACTCGATTGTCAATGCGATCGCAATCCAGGAATGCCTAGGATAAAGTGATCGCTCTCTCAATCTTGATTGTAATAATGATAATCGCCTTTTAGAAGCATTTGGCAATTTTAGCGATCGCATTCAAGCAAAAGCTTACTATCGTTCTCTTTTAGAAAACTTTGCCAATAATGCGACATCAAGTTTTACACCATTGGCAGTGGGTATTTTACGGAAAATACGCATATGATAACAGCACAGGTTACTTGGCGAATAACTTTACTAACAGTAGCAGTTTGCATTTAGCGCAGTTACGCGCAAGTTATCAACTAGGATAACGCACCAATTTAGCAGTGGAAGGATGTTGGATTGCTCAACCCGACCAAGGATACAACGAATTTGGTGTCGCGCTGGAAGGGGGGGTATTATTTCACACCAGATTTGCGAATCGGTTTGGGTTACGCTTTTGGTGTCGATGACCGAGATTTTACAGGTTATCGCTCGAATGGTGGTCTTTATTTGAACATCAGCTTTAAGGTAAATGAGTTTTTTGGCGGTTTTGGACGGCAGAAGGTAGTACCGAGACAACAGCAGGAATCAGAG
Coding sequences:
- a CDS encoding MFS transporter, producing MKTPTTSHSPWTFIPTLYFASGIPYIIINNVSVIFYKKLEIDNTQIALWTSFLNLPWVLKMFWGPIVDINSTKRTWILTTQFAMFCCLALIAFSLQLPNFFFISLAALAIGAFISATYDIATDGFYMLALNKEQQAFFVGIRSLAYRLAMFFGLGFLVVFAGKLEKHLQNISLSWTIVISFSAFILAIIFIYHHLTLPLPENKENSEPTNNISFKHVIVSYFKQEKIGVIIAFILLYRLGEAMLLKLANLFFLDKAEVGGLGLSTEDVGLAYGTFGLISLICGGIFGGLLISRYGLKKCLLPMALALNLPDIFYVYMASAKPSLALVYPLVSLEQFGYGLGFTAFSVYLMYICQSEYKTSHFAISTGIMALGLMLPGAISGYIQQQVGYLLSFIIVCLLTIPGMITLFFIPLNQDD
- a CDS encoding N-acetylglucosamine kinase translates to MNCVLGIDGGGSKTVCILMQDTGEVLGCGEAGSSNYQTIGIKATLQSIESAIYAATNQTLNFRNYINIKAICLGLAGVGRATDIEIIKALVEDLQNSKLLPITWAAASNIVICNDALIALVGGIGDDVGIVVAAGTGSIVFGRNHQGKTKRVGGWGYILGDEGSAYKIAVTGMQAAFKAYDGREISTSLVEAFKQHLNLASIEDLIEVIYRRGGGVKEIAALAPIVDFAAASGDEVANNIIDEAVQDLVKATSTVIDAIFISSAFEIVTTGSVWQGRCKIHERFAGCIVAKFPSVKVIFPRNEPAYGAALLALKSLAREGE
- a CDS encoding DUF433 domain-containing protein — its product is MDLQSRIVIDPNVLVGKPIIKGTRLSVEFIIDLLAQGWTNDEILRNYPGITLEDIQACLAYASASLKAEKVYAFPG
- a CDS encoding DUF5615 family PIN-like protein, whose protein sequence is MRFLANENFPGDAVEALRNRGHDVIWIRTDAPGITDPEVLNRAQSDERILLTFDKDFGELAFRSHLPATCGIILFRIKAPSGAVVAQKVATAIAFRSDWAGHFSVVEDERIRMRVL
- a CDS encoding tRNA ligase subunit PheS family protein; the encoded protein is MTNPANGIHVINLIVYKIAEVLQASGYPQATIWRSSPITTIANNFDKLYIPAESLSRSPKYTRYLSDGRLLRTHTSAIMPELLPHLKGEQLIIPN
- the tnpA gene encoding IS200/IS605 family transposase, giving the protein MAEKFKSNNNVVYSCKYHVIFCPKYRRKVLVNAVASRLKELLAQIAIDIKVEILEMEIMPDHVHLLIDVDPQFGVHRAVKRFKGATSRYLRLEFPELKSRLPSLWTNSYFVSTVGGATLDTIKMYIQNQKET
- a CDS encoding RNA-guided endonuclease InsQ/TnpB family protein, translating into MAAKISNFVTEIPLVITSKDSRVLAARLEVGRQLYNAVLAEGKNRLQMVRDSELYQQARLINKKDKKALEAAFQKAREAYRFSDYDLQSFANKTAIASVWIKSHLDAQTIQKIATRAFKAIERMAFGKAKKVRFKQKGQFASLEGKTNKQGIRWTGNGVEWSKLKLSGIITNDPVMLHGLNSKIKYVRLVRRILNQKTYWFAQLVCEGEPYQKPKNIIDDGTVGIDLGVSTVAIVGDEETIWTYAAVELTSKQRKIRKLQRKMDRQRRANNPDNFNPNGTVKKGSKRWHKSNRYKKIVAKKREIERKQAAQRKSSHGKLVNQTLALGKHIKTEKVSVKAWQKNYGKSIGFKSPASFQSELKRKAENAGGTVLMFSTRKTALSQTCLCGNKQKKSLSQRVHNCSKCGLTMQRDILSAYLSRHVDPKTETLSIQSARNGWLGMEQCLLDGWRNGSNQSARTATSSRVTC
- a CDS encoding tRNA ligase subunit PheS family protein, with the translated sequence MCYRRDVVDKRHVGEPHQMDVWLINPSNVSKVKLIESILYAVLPGVTYRLNETAHPYTRNGVEIEVLVNGNWLEVGECGEIHPGLLQPGYNGLASGWGLDRLAMLIKGIDDIRLLRSTHPQIANQMTNLEPYCLVSNQPSINRDMSIVTRRDTELEDICEKIVEVLGNDAELLESVEILSETHYQQLPEKAIQRLGIQLHQKNLLVRMTLRSLHSSITNQKANILRDLVYQRIHQGE
- a CDS encoding FGGY-family carbohydrate kinase yields the protein MFYLGIDFGTSGARGVVIDFEANMLWEVRYPWEMSNQGKTTCWETALFTLLEQIPSELRLKIKAIAINGTSSTVMLCDAAGELVDAPLLYNDARGAVMLERLQNVAPANHTVLSATSSLVKLLWMSLQPSFGEARYFMHQADWLAFLLHGKLGITDYHNALKLGYDVENFRYPEWLEELQIPIHLPKVVTPGSAIAQLLPEIAAKFGFPSYCLVCAGTTDSIAAFIASGAKLPGEAVTSLGSTLVLKLLSRTRVEDARYGIYSHRLGDLWLVGGASNTGGAVLRQFFTNAELEKYSREIDLEKPSELDYYPLLKIGDRFPINDPNLQPRLEPRPDNPVEFLHGLLQSMARIEARGYELLQQLGADKLNSVYTAGGGSANDTWTAIRKRYLQVPVVRSDNTEAAYGTALLAMRGVEIVNS
- the psaM gene encoding photosystem I reaction center subunit XII: MHISDTQVFIALVVALIPGILAWRLTTELYKS